The following proteins are co-located in the Paralichthys olivaceus isolate ysfri-2021 chromosome 10, ASM2471397v2, whole genome shotgun sequence genome:
- the ubr3 gene encoding E3 ubiquitin-protein ligase ubr3 isoform X1 translates to MMAASLLRRDKKTTAVHLKADLARTDDTSGVGQLQELLDDVLDPEKPAADTEALDWCKCLIAGGEGFEEFCKTVRSYDNATLCGLVWTANFVAYRCRTCGISPCMSLCAECFNNGDHTGHDFNMFRSQAGGACDCGDSNVMRETGFCRRHRLRTGENIPSIPRDLLLMSEMVLPRFILCIIQYLRDGYTEADTSTERDLQKVLQQLEPQISFLEELTKMGGAMRTVLTKILTNQQTFKELSMGQEENLYAKKNYDKYLSALKNSGLVSVEEKTQGAAADVTVGAEGGAGAMALLGTTAPGGPDESSKEEDQDAGQSVGQRKRVKLSSSTKDPRIIESLKHKCFLEELLFWTIKYEFPQKMVTFLLNMLPDQDYKITFTKTFVQHYAFIMKTLMKSHESDTMSNRIVHISVQLFSNEELARHMTEECHLLDIMVTVLLYMMESCLIKSELQDEENSRHVVVNCSEALLKNNTYWPLVSDFINILSHQSVAKKFLDDHSLLMLWMSFVSFFQGMNLNKRELNEHVEFESQTYYAAFAAELEACAQPMWGLLTHCKVKETQEYTKTVVRYCLETLQIWFDAIGFIDEPAPNQVTFHLPLHRYYAMFLSKAIKCQGLDLDSLLPDQEMLMKIMVHPLQIQACLSEIHSNMWVRNGLQIKGQAMTYVQSHFCNSMIDPDIYLLQVCASRLDPDYFISSVFERFKVVDLLTMASQHQNAVLDSEQERPMLEGALTFLVILTSLRVHLGMTDDEILRSEMVSQLCMNDRTHSALLDLIPENPNPKSGIVPGSCSFEEMLSAVADFKAPVFEPGGSMQQGMYTPKAEVWEKEFDPIMVVLRTVYRRDVQSAMDRYSAFLKQSGIHTGNPWPPYKERTPLHPCYKGLIKLLHCKTLHIVIFTLLYKIWMDHQNMSEHVLCMVLYLIELGLDNQVQDNKDNEEPCIEEHCHDSWFPGTNLLSNLHHVINFVRVRVPETAPEVKREAPPSTSTEACSYGQNSRRLSGNWRENLREAQVFSLVAERRRKFQEIINRSNTEATQVVRPKSSSTRWVPPGTPPQLVTEILEIRESMLSLLIKLHQKLTSRQNSLSASWLEDMDTSRHAHGDGITAIERILTKAATRSCQIKRSIQDICGKVCPPVPPKKNSPSDKKTMDKEERRQRARERQQKLLAEFASRQKSFMETAMDVESPETEAAMDLGASEVMESEVLYDCVICGQSGPSTEDRPTGLVVLLQASSVLGHRCKNQEAKKLPTSDEEHIYPADTCGVAHDVRLTLMQRFFKDSSCLQSVSIGWDGGVYVQTCGHTLHIDCHKSYMESLRNDQVLQGFSVDKGEFTCPLCRQFANSVLPCRPGRGTEGGAWHAPTNKKLCVLVKEVEDLQEKLGPFPTESNLSKEMELVIKDIKNTTQKKYMDYGKNPGSPDNDFLFMYSVARTNLELELVHRGGNLCSGGASAAAKRSCLNQLFHVLAMHMRLYSIDSAYNPWTKLTQITQSKEADSFDEERPEVPMLFRDVPSLLIIFVLTMPQPLRKEHFICVVKMLYNLQFIQALTALSTKFSPEERQAWSTSGALKKKAANAERSFEALLSHAISELSKDKSVYKVNAEETSMLSSSVWSPQSIEFSLQQFCLPFLRLSCLLQHHLYGDNLTGCLEEDEFSSLAVCVGLLPSAPQPSNTVHSASCLEWAVSAFDLVTQWCAEVMGLSQMQAEQSVTLLVQEPQWAAPRLLQLPDNYNIIFQYYHRKACTACKKVPKDPALCLVCGAFVCLKGVCCKQQGICECVLHSQHCGAATGIFLLINASVIIIIRGHRFCLWGSVYLDAHGEEDRDLRRGKPLFLCEERYRVLEQQWVSHTFDHINKRWGPHYNGL, encoded by the exons ATTTTGCAGACGGCATCGATTGAGAACAGGAGAAAATATCCCCTCAATACCTCGAGACCTTCTCTTGATGTCAGAGATGGTTCTGCCTCGCTTTATCCTGTGTATCATACAGTATCTGAGGGATGGATACACCGAAGCAG ACACCTCAACTGAGAGAGATCTACAGaaagtcctgcagcagctggagcctCAGATCTCTTTCCTGGAGGAGCTCACGAAGATGGGAGGAGCAATGAGGACTGTGCTGACGAAGATCTTGACCAATCAGCAAACATTCAAAGAGTTGAGCATGG GCCAAGAGGAGAATCTGTACGCAAAAAAGAACTATGACAAGTATTTGTCAGCGTTAAAGAATTCAGGTCTGgtgtctgtggaggagaaaactcaaggtgctgctgctgatgtcactGTTGGTGCAGAAGGAGGTGCAGGGGCCATGGCCCTATTGG gAACCACTGCACCAGGGGGCCCAGATGAGTCTAGTAAAGAG GAAGATCAAGATGCAGGGCAATCTGTTGGTCAGAGGAAGAGGGTTAAGCTGAGTAGCAGTACCAAAG ACCCAAGGATTATTGAATCTCTGAAGCATAAATGCTTTCTGGAGGAGTTGCTGTTTTGGACAATAAAGTACGAGTTTCCTCAGAAGATGGTCACCTTCTTACTAAACATGTTGCCAGATCAAGATTACAAG ATCACctttacaaaaacatttgttCAGCATTATGCATTCATCATGAAAACGCTGATGAAAAGCCACGAGTCGGACACCATGTCTAATCGCATCGTACATATCAGCGTGCAGCTGTTCAGCAATGAGGAGCTGGCTCGACACATGACCGAGGAGTGTCACCTGCTGGACATAATGGTCACAGTCCTCCTCTACATGATGGAGAGTTGCCTTATTAAAAGTGAACTTCAAG ATGAAGAAAACAGTCGTCATGTTGTGGTGAACTGCAGTGAGGCACTACTGAAGAACAACACCTACTGGCCGTTAGTTAGTGATTTTATCAACATCCTCTCACACCAAAGTGTAGCGAAAAAGTTCCTGGACGACCACTCATTGCTGATGCTCTGGATGAGCTTCGTGTCATTCTTTCAAG GTATGAACCTGAATAAGCGGGAGTTGAATGAACACGTGGAGTTTGAGTCCCAGACATACTATGCAGCGTTTGCAGCAGAACTTGAGGCATGTGCACAACCAATGTGGGGTCTCTTAACACACTGCAAAGTCAAA GAGACTCAGGAATATACTAAAACTGTGGTTCGCTACTGTTTGGAGACACTTCAGATCTGGTTCGATGCCATTGGCTTCATAGACGAg CCTGCTCCAAATCAAGTGACTTTTCACTTGCCACTGCACCGCTACTATGCCATGTTCCTCAGTAAG GCTATAAAGTGCCAAGGCCTGGACCTGGACAGTCTCCTGCCTGACCAAGAGATGCTGATGAAGATCATGGTGCATCCACTCCAAATCCAG GCATGCCTGTCTGAGATCCACAGCAACATGTGGGTCAGGAATGGGCTACAGATCAAGGGGCAGGCTATGACCTACGTACAGTCGCACTTCTGCAACTCCATGATTGACCCAGACATTTATCTGCTCCAG GTCTGTGCGTCGAGGCTAGATCCTGACTACTTCATATCAAGTGTTTTTGAAAG GTTTAAAGTGGTCGACCTGCTGACCATGGCATCTCAGCATCAGAACGCCGTGTTAGACTCTGAGCAGGAGAGACCGATGCTTGAAGGAGCTCTGACTTTCCTGGTCATACTTACGAGCCTGCGTGTACATTTGG GGATGACGGACGATGAGATCCTTCGATCTGAGATGGTCTCACAGCTGTGTATGAATGACCGCACACACAGTGCACTCTTAGATCTT ATTCCTGAGAATCCCAACCCAAAGAGTGGCATTGTACCAGGGAGTTGTAGTTTTGAGGAGATGCTCTCTGCTGTGGCCGACTTCAAAGCACCAGTGTTTGAGCCTGGAGGCTCGATGCAGCAGGGGATGTACACACCTAAAG CCGAGGTGTGGGAAAAAGAGTTTGACCCCATCATGGTCGTTCTCAGAACAGTCTACCGGCGTGACGTCCAGTCAGCGATGGACAGATACTCAGCATT TTTGAAACAGTCTGGGATTCACACTGGCAACCCTTGGCCGCCCTACAAGGAGAGGACTCCTCTGCATCCGTGCTACAAAGGCCTAATCAAGCTGTTGCACTGCAAGACACTGCACATTGTGATATTCACTCTGCTTTACAAG ATATGGATGGATCATCAGAACATGTCTGAGCATGTGCTGTGCATGGTGCTGTACCTGATCGAGCTGGGCTTGGACAACCAAGTTCAAGACAACAAGGACAATGAG GAGCCTTGCATTGAGGAGCACTGCCATGACAGCTGGTTCCCGGGCACCAACCTCCTCTCCAACCTGCACCATGTCATCAACTTTGTGAGGGTTCGGGTCCCTGAAACGGCCCCTGAAGTGAAGAGAGAGGCCCCTCCCAGCACCAGCACTGAAGCCTGCTCTTATGGCCAG AATTCCAGACGTCTTTCAGGGAATTGGAGAGAG AACCTGCGTGAAGCTCAGGTCTTCAGCCTCGTGGCGGAGCGCAGGAGAAAGTTCCAGGAGATAATCAACCGCAGCAACACAGAGGCCACCCAGGTTGTCAGGCCCAAGAGCTCCTCAACGCGCTGGGTCCCACCAGGCACACCACCCCAGCTGGTGACGGAGATCCTGGAGATCCGAGAGAGCATGCTGTCCCTCCTCATCAAGCTCCACCAGAAACTGACGTCCAGGCAGAACTCCCTGTCGGCGTCCTGGCTGGAGGATATGGACACCAGCCGCCATGCTCACGGAGACGGTATTACGGCCATTGAGCGTATCCTCACCAAGGCAGCCACACGCAGCTGCCAAATCAAGCGTAGCATCCAGGACATTTGTGGAAAAGTGTGTCCTCCAGTGCCACCAAAGAAGAACAGTCCCTCTGACAAGAAAACCATGGATAAAGAAGAGAG ACGCCAGAGGgccagagagagacagcagaaaCTGCTCGCTGAATTTGCTTCCAGGCAGAAGAGTTTCATGGAAACAGCCATGGATGTTG AATCCCCTGAGACAGAGGCAGCCATGGATCTTGGAGCATCTGAAGTGATGGAGTCTGAGGTTCTTTATGACTGTGTCATCTGTGGCCAGAGTGGACCTTCCACTGAGGACCGTCCCACTGGCCTAGTAGTTCTCCTGCAGGCTTCTTCAG TGCTTGGGCATCGCTGCAAAAACCAGGAGGCTAAGAAGCTACCGACGAGTGATGAAGAGCATATCTATCCTGCAGACACGTGTGGAGTGGCTCATGATGTCAGGCTGACACTAATGCAACGGTTCTTCAAAGAT AGTTCTTGTCTGCAGTCTGTGTCCATAGGTTGGGATGGAGGCGTCTACGTGCAGACCTGTGGACACACTTTGCACATAGATTGCCACAAGTCATACATGGAGTCTTTGAGG aacgACCAGGTGCTCCAGGGTTTCTCAGTTGACAAGGGTGAATTTACATGCCCACTCTGTCGGCAGTTTGCTAACAGTGTCCTTCCCTGTCGCCCCGGGCGGGGCACAGAGGGCGGTGCCTGGCACGCACCTACAAACAAGAagttgtgtgtgcttgtgaagGAGGTAGAAGATCTTCAGGAGAAACTCGGCCCTTTTCCC ACGGAGTCCAACTTAAGTAAGGAGATGGAATTGGTTATCAAAGACATCAAGAACACCACCCAGAAGAAATACATGGACTATGGCAAGAACCCTGGCTCTCCTGACAACGATTTCCTCTTCATGTACTCGGTGGCAAG GACCAACCTGGAGTTGGAGCTTGTGCATCGGGGAGGGAACTTGTGCTCTGGTGGAGCCAGTGCAGCTGCCAAACGCTCATGTCTCA ATCAGCTGTTCCATGTGCTGGCCATGCACATGCGTCTGTACAGCATTGATTCAGCCTACAACCCCTGGACTAAGCTGACTCAGATTACACAAAGCAAAGAGGCAGA CAGCTTCGATGAAGAGAGACCTGAGGTACCCATGCTGTTTCGAGACGTCCCATCCCTCCTGATCATCTTTGTGCTAACGATGCCACAGCCTCTGCGAAAAG AACACTTTATCTGCGTGGTGAAGATGCTGTACAACCTGCAGTTCATCCAGGCTCTGACTGCTCTGTCCACCAAGTTCAGCCCAGAGGAGAGGCAGGCCTGGAGCACGTCTGGAGCACTCAAGAAG AAGGCTGCAAACGCTGAGAGATCTTTTGAAGCGCTGCTCAGTCACGCCATCAGTGAGCTCTCCAAGGACAAGAGTGTCTACAAGGTGAACGCTGAAGAAACGTCAATG CTGAGCTCCAGTGTGTGGTCCCCACAGTCTATCGAGTTCAGCCTCCAGCAGTTCTGTCTGCCTTTTCTCCgcctctcctgcctcctgcagcatCATCTCTATGGAGATAACCTCACTGGCTGCTTG gaggaggatgaattCTCATccttggctgtgtgtgtggggctcTTACCGTCGGCCCCTCAGCCTTCCAACACTGTGCACAGTGCCTCGTGCCTGGAGTGGGCAGTCAGCGCCTTCGACTTGGTGACGCAGTGGTGTGCTGAGGTTATGGGGCTCTCTCAGATGCAGGCTGAGCAGTCAGTG ACATTGCTTGTCCAGGAACCTCAGTGGGCGGCCCCTCGCCTCTTGCAACTACCTGACAACTACAATATCATCTTCCAGTACTATCACAGGAAGGCCTGCACTGCCTGCAAAAAGGTGCCAAAAGACCCTGCGCTCTGCCTTGTGTGTGGCGCCTTCGTCTGTCTCAAAGGCGTGTGTTGCAAACAGCAGGgtatttgtgaatgtgttttg CACTCGCAGCATTGTGGCGCAGCTACAGGCATCTTTCTACTGATAAATGCctcagtcatcatcatcatccgcGGACATCGTTTCTGCCTGTGGGGTTCTGTTTACCTCGATGCTCACGGAGAGGAGGACCGAGATTTACG CCGTGGCAAGCCTCTCTTCTTATGTGAGGAGAGGTATCGAGTGTTGGAGCAGCAGTGGGTTTCACACACCTTTGATCACATCAATAAGCGTTGGGGGCCTCACTATAATGGACTCTAA
- the ubr3 gene encoding E3 ubiquitin-protein ligase ubr3 isoform X6: MMAASLLRRDKKTTAVHLKADLARTDDTSGVGQLQELLDDVLDPEKPAADTEALDWCKCLIAGGEGFEEFCKTVRSYDNATLCGLVWTANFVAYRCRTCGISPCMSLCAECFNNGDHTGHDFNMFRSQAGGACDCGDSNVMRETGFCRRHRLRTGENIPSIPRDLLLMSEMVLPRFILCIIQYLRDGYTEADTSTERDLQKVLQQLEPQISFLEELTKMGGAMRTVLTKILTNQQTFKELSMGQEENLYAKKNYDKYLSALKNSGLVSVEEKTQGAAADVTVGAEGGAGAMALLGTTAPGGPDESSKEEDQDAGQSVGQRKRVKLSSSTKDPRIIESLKHKCFLEELLFWTIKYEFPQKMVTFLLNMLPDQDYKITFTKTFVQHYAFIMKTLMKSHESDTMSNRIVHISVQLFSNEELARHMTEECHLLDIMVTVLLYMMESCLIKSELQDEENSRHVVVNCSEALLKNNTYWPLVSDFINILSHQSVAKKFLDDHSLLMLWMSFVSFFQGMNLNKRELNEHVEFESQTYYAAFAAELEACAQPMWGLLTHCKVKETQEYTKTVVRYCLETLQIWFDAIGFIDEPAPNQVTFHLPLHRYYAMFLSKAIKCQGLDLDSLLPDQEMLMKIMVHPLQIQACLSEIHSNMWVRNGLQIKGQAMTYVQSHFCNSMIDPDIYLLQVCASRLDPDYFISSVFERFKVVDLLTMASQHQNAVLDSEQERPMLEGALTFLVILTSLRVHLGMTDDEILRSEMVSQLCMNDRTHSALLDLIPENPNPKSGIVPGSCSFEEMLSAVADFKAPVFEPGGSMQQGMYTPKAEVWEKEFDPIMVVLRTVYRRDVQSAMDRYSAFLKQSGIHTGNPWPPYKERTPLHPCYKGLIKLLHCKTLHIVIFTLLYKIWMDHQNMSEHVLCMVLYLIELGLDNQVQDNKDNEEPCIEEHCHDSWFPGTNLLSNLHHVINFVRVRVPETAPEVKREAPPSTSTEACSYGQNLREAQVFSLVAERRRKFQEIINRSNTEATQVVRPKSSSTRWVPPGTPPQLVTEILEIRESMLSLLIKLHQKLTSRQNSLSASWLEDMDTSRHAHGDGITAIERILTKAATRSCQIKRSIQDICGKVCPPVPPKKNSPSDKKTMDKEERRQRARERQQKLLAEFASRQKSFMETAMDVESPETEAAMDLGASEVMESEVLYDCVICGQSGPSTEDRPTGLVVLLQASSVLGHRCKNQEAKKLPTSDEEHIYPADTCGVAHDVRLTLMQRFFKDSSCLQSVSIGWDGGVYVQTCGHTLHIDCHKSYMESLRNDQVLQGFSVDKGEFTCPLCRQFANSVLPCRPGRGTEGGAWHAPTNKKLCVLVKEVEDLQEKLGPFPTESNLSKEMELVIKDIKNTTQKKYMDYGKNPGSPDNDFLFMYSVARTNLELELVHRGGNLCSGGASAAAKRSCLNQLFHVLAMHMRLYSIDSAYNPWTKLTQITQSKEADSFDEERPEVPMLFRDVPSLLIIFVLTMPQPLRKEHFICVVKMLYNLQFIQALTALSTKFSPEERQAWSTSGALKKAANAERSFEALLSHAISELSKDKSVYKVNAEETSMLSSSVWSPQSIEFSLQQFCLPFLRLSCLLQHHLYGDNLTGCLEEDEFSSLAVCVGLLPSAPQPSNTVHSASCLEWAVSAFDLVTQWCAEVMGLSQMQAEQSVTLLVQEPQWAAPRLLQLPDNYNIIFQYYHRKACTACKKVPKDPALCLVCGAFVCLKGVCCKQQGICECVLHSQHCGAATGIFLLINASVIIIIRGHRFCLWGSVYLDAHGEEDRDLRRGKPLFLCEERYRVLEQQWVSHTFDHINKRWGPHYNGL; the protein is encoded by the exons ATTTTGCAGACGGCATCGATTGAGAACAGGAGAAAATATCCCCTCAATACCTCGAGACCTTCTCTTGATGTCAGAGATGGTTCTGCCTCGCTTTATCCTGTGTATCATACAGTATCTGAGGGATGGATACACCGAAGCAG ACACCTCAACTGAGAGAGATCTACAGaaagtcctgcagcagctggagcctCAGATCTCTTTCCTGGAGGAGCTCACGAAGATGGGAGGAGCAATGAGGACTGTGCTGACGAAGATCTTGACCAATCAGCAAACATTCAAAGAGTTGAGCATGG GCCAAGAGGAGAATCTGTACGCAAAAAAGAACTATGACAAGTATTTGTCAGCGTTAAAGAATTCAGGTCTGgtgtctgtggaggagaaaactcaaggtgctgctgctgatgtcactGTTGGTGCAGAAGGAGGTGCAGGGGCCATGGCCCTATTGG gAACCACTGCACCAGGGGGCCCAGATGAGTCTAGTAAAGAG GAAGATCAAGATGCAGGGCAATCTGTTGGTCAGAGGAAGAGGGTTAAGCTGAGTAGCAGTACCAAAG ACCCAAGGATTATTGAATCTCTGAAGCATAAATGCTTTCTGGAGGAGTTGCTGTTTTGGACAATAAAGTACGAGTTTCCTCAGAAGATGGTCACCTTCTTACTAAACATGTTGCCAGATCAAGATTACAAG ATCACctttacaaaaacatttgttCAGCATTATGCATTCATCATGAAAACGCTGATGAAAAGCCACGAGTCGGACACCATGTCTAATCGCATCGTACATATCAGCGTGCAGCTGTTCAGCAATGAGGAGCTGGCTCGACACATGACCGAGGAGTGTCACCTGCTGGACATAATGGTCACAGTCCTCCTCTACATGATGGAGAGTTGCCTTATTAAAAGTGAACTTCAAG ATGAAGAAAACAGTCGTCATGTTGTGGTGAACTGCAGTGAGGCACTACTGAAGAACAACACCTACTGGCCGTTAGTTAGTGATTTTATCAACATCCTCTCACACCAAAGTGTAGCGAAAAAGTTCCTGGACGACCACTCATTGCTGATGCTCTGGATGAGCTTCGTGTCATTCTTTCAAG GTATGAACCTGAATAAGCGGGAGTTGAATGAACACGTGGAGTTTGAGTCCCAGACATACTATGCAGCGTTTGCAGCAGAACTTGAGGCATGTGCACAACCAATGTGGGGTCTCTTAACACACTGCAAAGTCAAA GAGACTCAGGAATATACTAAAACTGTGGTTCGCTACTGTTTGGAGACACTTCAGATCTGGTTCGATGCCATTGGCTTCATAGACGAg CCTGCTCCAAATCAAGTGACTTTTCACTTGCCACTGCACCGCTACTATGCCATGTTCCTCAGTAAG GCTATAAAGTGCCAAGGCCTGGACCTGGACAGTCTCCTGCCTGACCAAGAGATGCTGATGAAGATCATGGTGCATCCACTCCAAATCCAG GCATGCCTGTCTGAGATCCACAGCAACATGTGGGTCAGGAATGGGCTACAGATCAAGGGGCAGGCTATGACCTACGTACAGTCGCACTTCTGCAACTCCATGATTGACCCAGACATTTATCTGCTCCAG GTCTGTGCGTCGAGGCTAGATCCTGACTACTTCATATCAAGTGTTTTTGAAAG GTTTAAAGTGGTCGACCTGCTGACCATGGCATCTCAGCATCAGAACGCCGTGTTAGACTCTGAGCAGGAGAGACCGATGCTTGAAGGAGCTCTGACTTTCCTGGTCATACTTACGAGCCTGCGTGTACATTTGG GGATGACGGACGATGAGATCCTTCGATCTGAGATGGTCTCACAGCTGTGTATGAATGACCGCACACACAGTGCACTCTTAGATCTT ATTCCTGAGAATCCCAACCCAAAGAGTGGCATTGTACCAGGGAGTTGTAGTTTTGAGGAGATGCTCTCTGCTGTGGCCGACTTCAAAGCACCAGTGTTTGAGCCTGGAGGCTCGATGCAGCAGGGGATGTACACACCTAAAG CCGAGGTGTGGGAAAAAGAGTTTGACCCCATCATGGTCGTTCTCAGAACAGTCTACCGGCGTGACGTCCAGTCAGCGATGGACAGATACTCAGCATT TTTGAAACAGTCTGGGATTCACACTGGCAACCCTTGGCCGCCCTACAAGGAGAGGACTCCTCTGCATCCGTGCTACAAAGGCCTAATCAAGCTGTTGCACTGCAAGACACTGCACATTGTGATATTCACTCTGCTTTACAAG ATATGGATGGATCATCAGAACATGTCTGAGCATGTGCTGTGCATGGTGCTGTACCTGATCGAGCTGGGCTTGGACAACCAAGTTCAAGACAACAAGGACAATGAG GAGCCTTGCATTGAGGAGCACTGCCATGACAGCTGGTTCCCGGGCACCAACCTCCTCTCCAACCTGCACCATGTCATCAACTTTGTGAGGGTTCGGGTCCCTGAAACGGCCCCTGAAGTGAAGAGAGAGGCCCCTCCCAGCACCAGCACTGAAGCCTGCTCTTATGGCCAG AACCTGCGTGAAGCTCAGGTCTTCAGCCTCGTGGCGGAGCGCAGGAGAAAGTTCCAGGAGATAATCAACCGCAGCAACACAGAGGCCACCCAGGTTGTCAGGCCCAAGAGCTCCTCAACGCGCTGGGTCCCACCAGGCACACCACCCCAGCTGGTGACGGAGATCCTGGAGATCCGAGAGAGCATGCTGTCCCTCCTCATCAAGCTCCACCAGAAACTGACGTCCAGGCAGAACTCCCTGTCGGCGTCCTGGCTGGAGGATATGGACACCAGCCGCCATGCTCACGGAGACGGTATTACGGCCATTGAGCGTATCCTCACCAAGGCAGCCACACGCAGCTGCCAAATCAAGCGTAGCATCCAGGACATTTGTGGAAAAGTGTGTCCTCCAGTGCCACCAAAGAAGAACAGTCCCTCTGACAAGAAAACCATGGATAAAGAAGAGAG ACGCCAGAGGgccagagagagacagcagaaaCTGCTCGCTGAATTTGCTTCCAGGCAGAAGAGTTTCATGGAAACAGCCATGGATGTTG AATCCCCTGAGACAGAGGCAGCCATGGATCTTGGAGCATCTGAAGTGATGGAGTCTGAGGTTCTTTATGACTGTGTCATCTGTGGCCAGAGTGGACCTTCCACTGAGGACCGTCCCACTGGCCTAGTAGTTCTCCTGCAGGCTTCTTCAG TGCTTGGGCATCGCTGCAAAAACCAGGAGGCTAAGAAGCTACCGACGAGTGATGAAGAGCATATCTATCCTGCAGACACGTGTGGAGTGGCTCATGATGTCAGGCTGACACTAATGCAACGGTTCTTCAAAGAT AGTTCTTGTCTGCAGTCTGTGTCCATAGGTTGGGATGGAGGCGTCTACGTGCAGACCTGTGGACACACTTTGCACATAGATTGCCACAAGTCATACATGGAGTCTTTGAGG aacgACCAGGTGCTCCAGGGTTTCTCAGTTGACAAGGGTGAATTTACATGCCCACTCTGTCGGCAGTTTGCTAACAGTGTCCTTCCCTGTCGCCCCGGGCGGGGCACAGAGGGCGGTGCCTGGCACGCACCTACAAACAAGAagttgtgtgtgcttgtgaagGAGGTAGAAGATCTTCAGGAGAAACTCGGCCCTTTTCCC ACGGAGTCCAACTTAAGTAAGGAGATGGAATTGGTTATCAAAGACATCAAGAACACCACCCAGAAGAAATACATGGACTATGGCAAGAACCCTGGCTCTCCTGACAACGATTTCCTCTTCATGTACTCGGTGGCAAG GACCAACCTGGAGTTGGAGCTTGTGCATCGGGGAGGGAACTTGTGCTCTGGTGGAGCCAGTGCAGCTGCCAAACGCTCATGTCTCA ATCAGCTGTTCCATGTGCTGGCCATGCACATGCGTCTGTACAGCATTGATTCAGCCTACAACCCCTGGACTAAGCTGACTCAGATTACACAAAGCAAAGAGGCAGA CAGCTTCGATGAAGAGAGACCTGAGGTACCCATGCTGTTTCGAGACGTCCCATCCCTCCTGATCATCTTTGTGCTAACGATGCCACAGCCTCTGCGAAAAG AACACTTTATCTGCGTGGTGAAGATGCTGTACAACCTGCAGTTCATCCAGGCTCTGACTGCTCTGTCCACCAAGTTCAGCCCAGAGGAGAGGCAGGCCTGGAGCACGTCTGGAGCACTCAAGAAG GCTGCAAACGCTGAGAGATCTTTTGAAGCGCTGCTCAGTCACGCCATCAGTGAGCTCTCCAAGGACAAGAGTGTCTACAAGGTGAACGCTGAAGAAACGTCAATG CTGAGCTCCAGTGTGTGGTCCCCACAGTCTATCGAGTTCAGCCTCCAGCAGTTCTGTCTGCCTTTTCTCCgcctctcctgcctcctgcagcatCATCTCTATGGAGATAACCTCACTGGCTGCTTG gaggaggatgaattCTCATccttggctgtgtgtgtggggctcTTACCGTCGGCCCCTCAGCCTTCCAACACTGTGCACAGTGCCTCGTGCCTGGAGTGGGCAGTCAGCGCCTTCGACTTGGTGACGCAGTGGTGTGCTGAGGTTATGGGGCTCTCTCAGATGCAGGCTGAGCAGTCAGTG ACATTGCTTGTCCAGGAACCTCAGTGGGCGGCCCCTCGCCTCTTGCAACTACCTGACAACTACAATATCATCTTCCAGTACTATCACAGGAAGGCCTGCACTGCCTGCAAAAAGGTGCCAAAAGACCCTGCGCTCTGCCTTGTGTGTGGCGCCTTCGTCTGTCTCAAAGGCGTGTGTTGCAAACAGCAGGgtatttgtgaatgtgttttg CACTCGCAGCATTGTGGCGCAGCTACAGGCATCTTTCTACTGATAAATGCctcagtcatcatcatcatccgcGGACATCGTTTCTGCCTGTGGGGTTCTGTTTACCTCGATGCTCACGGAGAGGAGGACCGAGATTTACG CCGTGGCAAGCCTCTCTTCTTATGTGAGGAGAGGTATCGAGTGTTGGAGCAGCAGTGGGTTTCACACACCTTTGATCACATCAATAAGCGTTGGGGGCCTCACTATAATGGACTCTAA